From a single Glycine soja cultivar W05 chromosome 19, ASM419377v2, whole genome shotgun sequence genomic region:
- the LOC114398084 gene encoding auxin-induced protein 6B-like: MEVGKKKMLLKSLITKVIKGLPLFLAPNGGARGTRRVSYLSDIVEEENERTTKVPEDVKEGHFAVVAMHGEETKRFVVELDYLTDHAFLKLLEQAREEYGFQQKGALAVPCTPEELQKIIENRRVDMPLLN, from the coding sequence ATGGAGGTTGGAAAGAAGAAGATGCTCCTCAAGTCTTTGATCACAAAGGTGATAAAGGGTCTTCCATTATTCTTGGCACCAAATGGAGGAGCACGTGGTACGAGAAGGGTTAGTTATTTGAGTGACATTGTTGAAGAGGAGAATGAGAGGACAACAAAGGTGCCAGAAGATGTTAAAGAAGGACACTTTGCGGTTGTAGCAATGCATGGTGAAGAAACCAAAAGGTTCGTTGTTGAGTTGGATTATTTAACTGATCATGCTTTCTTGAAGCTGTTGGAGCAAGCAAGGGAAGAGTATGGCTTTCAACAGAAGGGTGCACTTGCAGTTCCCTGCACTCCTGAAGAACTTCAGAAGATTATAGAGAATCGAAGAGTGGACATGCCACTACTTAATTAA
- the LOC114398862 gene encoding auxin-responsive protein SAUR71-like: MGKTCSSSCSWGLWIGGFGVVEPMMRKLQSTFSRPKGVKQGHFLVIATQGWKPERFSIELEFLDHPDFVKLLKQAEEEYGFSQVGALAIPCEPDDLKRIITRKKNRNKGIAIACWVKGLRVA; encoded by the coding sequence ATGGGTAAAACATGTAGTAGTAGTTGTTCTTGGGGATTGTGGATCGGAGGGTTTGGAGTAGTGGAGCCTATGATGAGGAAACTACAAAGCACTTTCTCACGTCCAAAAGGGGTGAAGCAGGGCCATTTTTTGGTGATTGCAACACAAGGGTGGAAGCCAGAGAGATTCTCTATTGAGTTGGAGTTTTTGGATCAccctgactttgtgaagttgtTAAAGCAAGCTGAAGAAGAGTACGGATTCTCTCAGGTAGGAGCACTTGCAATTCCTTGCGAACCAGATGACTTGAAGAGAATCATTACAAGGAAAAAGAATAGGAACAAGGGTATTGCTATTGCCTGTTGGGTTAAAGGGCTTAGAGTTGCATGA